Proteins encoded within one genomic window of Episyrphus balteatus chromosome 1, idEpiBalt1.1, whole genome shotgun sequence:
- the LOC129905718 gene encoding protein mitoshell isoform X1: MNDQRDQPRPRKILGMNSKLSAASSHSDFNYCENREKFIHTTTTTSMDRMRFPTMSNQDIPSIWPYGAFLSPIIPAPNMALQYALTPNMQYAAMPFFTTQTIPNGTVASGNAQQQQQTQPNINSREPGKMTIQIGVQCVNQNNPININSMNDVAASMGKVNLQVEPPETGIKEDLNLRTSPVSSRNPNNEPSIAKNLSSILGGGGDPSDFVINSATFEILKALALSGSETAEKLAFTHRNRPCFKKIDSLCARLKQDLVRPDGVLPNINSQGIAWAVKDFIFVFTRVMNAWIIIKGYVYNTPEGLNKVRSALSPEFVRSFSAWQETTVNFVDNLIQSFINLDNLVQSQKNVYQKTNNSTPMKPTSNDDSFDYSTSSVDDFVGGAGGLPKESTTSLNNNNYMYTMVEDSDLTQRENTLNGTYFKTGTYNFIKRESSDSTDGGGVATTSIEQLFDENFVKTLSNISTVYDLLPAFKAQSEKKLNCDIRVLENKLSKFSTDYDPNLEKPLGKDLVNKLNVLMGRLMQMKNGDVFFKIQFCQNYFPEFIAQTPDFMDIRGIILRCQTGAYGHVFEVVHDIRLIIYQAKEYLKENINLELAEAVSLFQEEVEMIIAQEPFENYNFDHIKGIPNEILYNSGK; encoded by the exons ATGAATGACCAAAGAGATCAACCACGTC ctCGCAAAATCCTTGGAATGAATAGTAAACTTTCAGCTGCAAGCTCTCATTCAGATTTTAATTAttgtgaaaatcgtgaaaagtTTAttcatacaacaacaacaacatcaatgGATCGCATGCGTTTTCCAACCATGAGTAATCAAg ATATTCCATCAATTTGGCCATATGGAGCTTTTCTATCACCAATCATACCAGCACCAAATATGGCTCTTCAATATGCACTCACTCCAAATATGCAATATGCAGCAATGCCATTTTTTACCACACAAACTATTCCTAATGGAACAGTAGCTTCAGGTAAtgcccaacaacaacaacaaacacaacCGAATATAAATTCCCGAGAACCTGGAAAGATGACTATTCAAATCGGTGTCCAATGCGTCAATCAGAACAATCCTATTAACATAAATTCCATGAATGACGTGGCGGCATCTATGGGGAAAGTTAATCTTCAAGTTGAACCACCGGAAACAGGCATAAAAG AAGATCTAAATCTGAGAACTTCCCCAGTGTCATCTCGAAATCCAAACAATGAACCGAG CATTGCCAAGAATCTTTCATCAATCCTTGGCGGTGGTGGTGACCCATCCGATTTCGTTATAAATTCAGctacatttgaaattttaaaagccCTTGCTTTATCGGGCAGTGAAACTGCCGAAAAACTCGCCTTCACACATCGCAATCGTCCATGCTTCAAAAAGATCGACAGTCTGTGTGCCCGTTTGAAACAGGATCTAGTTCGTCCTGATGGTGTTTTACCAAATATCAACTCGCAAGGCATTGCATGGGCTGTTAAAGACTTTATATTTGTATTCACTCGAGTTATGAATGCATGGATTATCATAAAGGGTTATGTTTACAATACCCCAGAGGGCTTGAATAAAGTTCGATCAGCTTTGAGTCCCGAATTCGTTCGAAGTTTTTCAGCTTGGCAAGAGACTACAGTGAATTTTGTTGATAATCTTATTCAATCATTCATCAACTTGGACAATCTGGTGCAGTCTCAAAAGAATGtctatcaaaaaacaaataattcaaCTCCGATGAAGCCTACAAGTAATGATGATTCATTTGATTATTCAACTTCTTCGGTGGATGATTTTGTTGGAGGAGCTGGAGGATTGCCAAAGGAATCTACAACATccttaaacaacaacaactacatgtACACTATGGTTGAAGATTCGGATTTGACTCAACGTGAAAATACCTTAAATGGAACTTATTTCAAGACTGGAACTTATAATTTCATTAAACGAGAATCATCTGATTCTACAGATGGTGGTGGAGTAGCCACGACTTCGATAGAACAACTCTTTGATGAGAACTTTGTTAAGACTTTATCAAATATTTCGACTGTCTATGACTTATTGCCTGCATTCAAGGCTCAAAGTGAAAAGAAACTCAATTGTGATATTCGTGTATTGGAAAATAAATTGTCCAAATTCTCAACTGACTATGATCCGAATTTGGAAAAGCCTTTGGGAAAGGATCTTGTAAATAAGTTAAATGTTTTAATGGGACGTTTAATGCAAATGAAGAATGGAGATGTCTTttttaagatacaattttgcCAAAATTAT tttccaGAATTTATAGCACAAACACCAGATTTTATGGATATTCGTGGAATTATTCTGAGATGCCAAACTGGAGCTTATGGGCATGTCTTTGAGGTTGTTCATGATATTAGACTTATTATCTATCAGGCAAAGGAGTATTTAAAG
- the LOC129905719 gene encoding uncharacterized protein LOC129905719 — protein sequence MKYINTSEDDFSCNETINDPPSDSSNNETLESITIDDDDDDANDNENEASLDANMDESARSSKQLRKACRNSGLAYVTSSGKYVPAKKVVPLTECRAKCSTRFTPEIQQAIFNEYWSLGTYEKRAEYVASMITVINKKSVRPRNFDSDREKYRTKTYSYCLEIGGKVLPTCKGCFLKTLDESEGMVKTVATKIRSGPSGRLLCNEMMRTNDSPRHGKVEIISARSTLPYFCT from the coding sequence atGAAATATATAAACACATCAGAAGATGACTTTTCTTGCAACGAAACAATTAATGATCCACCTAGCGATAGTTCCAATAATGAAACTCTCGAATCAATTACCatcgacgatgacgacgatgatgcCAATGACAATGAAAATGAGGCCAGCCTCGATGCCAACATGGACGAGAGTGCTCGTTCATCTAAACAGTTGAGAAAAGCATGCCGCAATAGTGGCTTAGCCTATGTCACTAGTTCGGGCAAATATGTGCCTGCTAAAAAGGTTGTTCCTTTGACCGAATGTCGTGCCAAATGTAGCACTCGATTTACTCCCGAAATACAGCAAGCCATTTTCAATGAGTACTGGTCATTGGGGACTTATGAAAAACGGGCTGAATATGTTGCGTCCATGATAACAGTTATCAATAAGAAATCTGTTCGTCCACGAAACTTTGATTCGGACAGAGAGAAGTATAGAACCAAAACTTATTCGTACTGCCTTGAAATTGGTGGAAAAGTCTTGCCAACTTGTAAAGGATGCTTTTTAAAGACATTGGATGAGTCGGAGGGAATGGTTAAGACGGTTGCAACAAAGATACGATCTGGGCCATCAGGTCGATTGTTGTGTAATGAAATGATGCGAACTAATGATAGTCCCAGGCATGGGAAAGTTGAAATCATATCGGCCAGGAGTACACTTCCATATTTTTGTACGTAG
- the LOC129905720 gene encoding guanine nucleotide exchange factor MSS4 homolog — protein sequence MTEINFENEISNGKNKNCVRCQFCKSLMLSKQQGNYLQQDQEINLPTIHAKNTKDPSEIETEPMKDFWTVGDMFQFENIGFSNTVGNLKYLICADCDMGPVGYQDVGIDKICYVALSRVKHEN from the exons atgacagaaataaattttgaaaatgaaatctcgaatggaaaaaacaaaaattgcgtACGATGCCAATTTTGTAAATCATTAATGCTATCAAAACAACAAGGAAACTATTTACAACAAGATCAAGAG ATAAACTTACCAACAATTCATGCTAAAAACACCAAAGATCCATCAGAAATTGAGACTGAACCGATGAAGGATTTCTGGACAGTTGGTGATATGTTTCAATTCGAGAACATTGGTTTTTCAAATACCGTAGGCAATTTAAAGTATCTGATTTGTGCTGATTGTGATATGGGTCCGGTTGGATACCAAGATGTAGGAATTGATAAAATTTGTTATGTTGCTCTTAGTCGAGTGAAACATGAGAATTAG
- the LOC129905718 gene encoding protein mitoshell isoform X2, with translation MNSKLSAASSHSDFNYCENREKFIHTTTTTSMDRMRFPTMSNQDIPSIWPYGAFLSPIIPAPNMALQYALTPNMQYAAMPFFTTQTIPNGTVASGNAQQQQQTQPNINSREPGKMTIQIGVQCVNQNNPININSMNDVAASMGKVNLQVEPPETGIKEDLNLRTSPVSSRNPNNEPSIAKNLSSILGGGGDPSDFVINSATFEILKALALSGSETAEKLAFTHRNRPCFKKIDSLCARLKQDLVRPDGVLPNINSQGIAWAVKDFIFVFTRVMNAWIIIKGYVYNTPEGLNKVRSALSPEFVRSFSAWQETTVNFVDNLIQSFINLDNLVQSQKNVYQKTNNSTPMKPTSNDDSFDYSTSSVDDFVGGAGGLPKESTTSLNNNNYMYTMVEDSDLTQRENTLNGTYFKTGTYNFIKRESSDSTDGGGVATTSIEQLFDENFVKTLSNISTVYDLLPAFKAQSEKKLNCDIRVLENKLSKFSTDYDPNLEKPLGKDLVNKLNVLMGRLMQMKNGDVFFKIQFCQNYFPEFIAQTPDFMDIRGIILRCQTGAYGHVFEVVHDIRLIIYQAKEYLKENINLELAEAVSLFQEEVEMIIAQEPFENYNFDHIKGIPNEILYNSGK, from the exons ATGAATAGTAAACTTTCAGCTGCAAGCTCTCATTCAGATTTTAATTAttgtgaaaatcgtgaaaagtTTAttcatacaacaacaacaacatcaatgGATCGCATGCGTTTTCCAACCATGAGTAATCAAg ATATTCCATCAATTTGGCCATATGGAGCTTTTCTATCACCAATCATACCAGCACCAAATATGGCTCTTCAATATGCACTCACTCCAAATATGCAATATGCAGCAATGCCATTTTTTACCACACAAACTATTCCTAATGGAACAGTAGCTTCAGGTAAtgcccaacaacaacaacaaacacaacCGAATATAAATTCCCGAGAACCTGGAAAGATGACTATTCAAATCGGTGTCCAATGCGTCAATCAGAACAATCCTATTAACATAAATTCCATGAATGACGTGGCGGCATCTATGGGGAAAGTTAATCTTCAAGTTGAACCACCGGAAACAGGCATAAAAG AAGATCTAAATCTGAGAACTTCCCCAGTGTCATCTCGAAATCCAAACAATGAACCGAG CATTGCCAAGAATCTTTCATCAATCCTTGGCGGTGGTGGTGACCCATCCGATTTCGTTATAAATTCAGctacatttgaaattttaaaagccCTTGCTTTATCGGGCAGTGAAACTGCCGAAAAACTCGCCTTCACACATCGCAATCGTCCATGCTTCAAAAAGATCGACAGTCTGTGTGCCCGTTTGAAACAGGATCTAGTTCGTCCTGATGGTGTTTTACCAAATATCAACTCGCAAGGCATTGCATGGGCTGTTAAAGACTTTATATTTGTATTCACTCGAGTTATGAATGCATGGATTATCATAAAGGGTTATGTTTACAATACCCCAGAGGGCTTGAATAAAGTTCGATCAGCTTTGAGTCCCGAATTCGTTCGAAGTTTTTCAGCTTGGCAAGAGACTACAGTGAATTTTGTTGATAATCTTATTCAATCATTCATCAACTTGGACAATCTGGTGCAGTCTCAAAAGAATGtctatcaaaaaacaaataattcaaCTCCGATGAAGCCTACAAGTAATGATGATTCATTTGATTATTCAACTTCTTCGGTGGATGATTTTGTTGGAGGAGCTGGAGGATTGCCAAAGGAATCTACAACATccttaaacaacaacaactacatgtACACTATGGTTGAAGATTCGGATTTGACTCAACGTGAAAATACCTTAAATGGAACTTATTTCAAGACTGGAACTTATAATTTCATTAAACGAGAATCATCTGATTCTACAGATGGTGGTGGAGTAGCCACGACTTCGATAGAACAACTCTTTGATGAGAACTTTGTTAAGACTTTATCAAATATTTCGACTGTCTATGACTTATTGCCTGCATTCAAGGCTCAAAGTGAAAAGAAACTCAATTGTGATATTCGTGTATTGGAAAATAAATTGTCCAAATTCTCAACTGACTATGATCCGAATTTGGAAAAGCCTTTGGGAAAGGATCTTGTAAATAAGTTAAATGTTTTAATGGGACGTTTAATGCAAATGAAGAATGGAGATGTCTTttttaagatacaattttgcCAAAATTAT tttccaGAATTTATAGCACAAACACCAGATTTTATGGATATTCGTGGAATTATTCTGAGATGCCAAACTGGAGCTTATGGGCATGTCTTTGAGGTTGTTCATGATATTAGACTTATTATCTATCAGGCAAAGGAGTATTTAAAG